The genomic segment AGATGAATAGACGGAAAAATTCCGCTTATTTGAGTCATTAAATTTAAAAACAGCTAAAATAGACGGAGAGATTCCACGTCTATTAACTCAGAAAACGGGAAATGGAGCTTTTTTCCTGGCCTAATCGGAAAAATTCCGCTTATATGCCCCCGAAAACCGTTCCGTTCTGCCCCTAATCGGAAAATCTCCACTTATCTTACTTTTTGCTCTCAGGACAAAACATCTGATGACAAGTAAGTAGGATGTAAGCCCTTGCAAGATGAAAGACGGCCTGCGGGGCTTTGAAAGGGAGCGCAAAACGCAGAAGAAGAGTCGCCCGGCCAGGAAGGCAGCCCTTTGACCATATGGAAAAGTTGCGCCGCTTAGATTGGCATGATGAAAAAAATCAACATCGCAAAAAGTGCGAGTGTATTTTTTTATATTGACTTACCCTCTGTTCTGTATATAATTAATATTGATTTTTGTCTCTTATTGGATAATCTCTTCATTTAACCCTCACGACGATGTTCCTGTCACTTGAATGGATCCCCGTTTTTTTCTGCCTGGTATCCTTTAATTACCTGAATATAGAGAAAGGCTGTGAGGACAGGGTTGGAAAATAAGCTGAAGCTGTATGGCTTTAACAACCTCACAAAGGCACTGAGCTTCAACATTTATGATGTTTGCTATGCAAAGAGCGAGCGTGAGCAGAGAGACTACATTTCTTATATCGATGAGCAGTATAATTCGGAACGTCTGACGAAGATTCTCTGTAAAGTCACAGAGATGATCGGTGCCCATGTTCTTAATATCAGCAAGCAGGACTATGATCCGCAGGGCGCAAGTGTGACGGTGCTGATCGCGGAGCAGGAGTTCCCGGCGGACAAAATCGATCCCTCCTGTAATCTCGGCCGGATCGGTGACGCGCGGGATACGATCGTCGGACATCTCGATAAAAGCCACGTGACGGTGCACACCTATCCGGAATTCCACCCGGGGAATGCGATTGCTACCTTTCGGGTGGATATTGACGTGGCAACCTGTGGTGAGATCACACCGCTTAATACGCTGAATTATCTG from the Sporolactobacillus sp. Y61 genome contains:
- the speD gene encoding adenosylmethionine decarboxylase, translating into MENKLKLYGFNNLTKALSFNIYDVCYAKSEREQRDYISYIDEQYNSERLTKILCKVTEMIGAHVLNISKQDYDPQGASVTVLIAEQEFPADKIDPSCNLGRIGDARDTIVGHLDKSHVTVHTYPEFHPGNAIATFRVDIDVATCGEITPLNTLNYLIGSFDSDIITADYRVRGFTRDVDGKKLFMDHRMTSIQDYIDETTLEKYDATDINVYQANLFHTKMLIKELDLQNYLFNRDVLEIPPKERLKISSSLRREMIEIFSGANIFG